One stretch of Armigeres subalbatus isolate Guangzhou_Male chromosome 2, GZ_Asu_2, whole genome shotgun sequence DNA includes these proteins:
- the LOC134209632 gene encoding uncharacterized protein K02A2.6-like has protein sequence MDFLGPLPSNEYLLVIVDYYSRYKEVCVMRKITSEETIKRIEPIFVRLGYPRTITLDNGRQFISTEFDNYCQSRNIKLNHTAPYWPQANGEVERQNSSLLKRLKISHSMNREWKTDLLQYLMMYNTTAHSVTGKAPSALLQNRLIRSNIQKHTTCGFRISRPRYNSKVLGKRKRRPEAAC, from the coding sequence ATGGATTTTTTAGGACCCCTACCATCAAATGAGTATCTCCTAGTAATTGTCGACTACTACAGCCGGTACAAGGAGGTATGCGTCATGAGGAAAATCACGTCCGAAGAAACTATTAAGCGAATCGAACCCATTTTCGTCCGGCTAGGATATCCACGGACTATCACCCTAGATAATGGCCGCCAGTTCATCAGCACAGAATTCGATAACTATTGTCAGTCAAGAAATATAAAGCTAAACCATACCGCCCCATACTGGCCACAGGCCAATGGTGAAGTCGAAAGGCAGAACAGTTCCCTCCTGAAACGTCTCAAGATAAGCCATTCTATGAATCGAGAATGGAAAACCGACTTACTCCAATACCTAATGATGTACAACACCACCGCACATTCCGTCACAGGTAAGGCTCCCTCTGCGTTGTTGCAAAATCGGCTGATCCGCTCCAACATTCAAAAACATACCACATGTGGGTTCCGAATCTCACGACCGAGATACAACTCTAAAGTACTGGGGAAAAGAAAGAGAAGACCAGAAGCGGCATGCTAA
- the LOC134211979 gene encoding DNA repair and recombination protein RAD54-like, with amino-acid sequence MRKSTAPSQSATFTPVNSAFKSPMSQSNKRSRECRERSKDKIKDTGPPPPKLSASEYEMMIQKILSRPFKVPIANYVPEHTTRCLGMKRPAARRSLHDPYACNALVLFTPDELTEHDKLKSDPAQIQVHVVVDPLLGNILRPHQREGVRFMYECVTGKRGDFQGCIMADEMGLGKTLQCITLLWTLLRQSPDCKPTINKAVIVCPSSLVKNWYKEFGKWLGCRVNCLAIDGGSKEHTTKELQQFMANQSMRHGTPVLIISYETFRLYSNILNNSEVGAVLCDEGHRLKNCENLTYQALMGLKTKRRVLLSGTPIQNDLTEYYSLLHFVNPGMLGSTHEFRRQFENPILRGQDANATESERQKATERLQELTAQVNRCMIRRTSALLTKYLPIKFEMVVCVKMTEIQTELYKSFLQSDSIRRGMLEKAKVKASLTALSNITALKKLCNHPDLVYDKIQERAEGFENAHKILPNNYSSKELRPEFGGKLMVLDCMLASIKMNTDDKIVLVSNYTQTLDLFEKLCRKRGYCYVRLDGSMTIKKRGKVVDEFNKPDSKEFIFMLSSKAGGCGLNLIGANRLVMFDPDWNPANDEQAMARVWRDGQKKPCFIYRLLATGTIEEKIFQRQTHKKALSNTVVDNDEDGERHFTQDDLKDLFRLDESTISDTHSIFKCKRCVNNIQMKLPPEESDCTSDLSHWYHCSNNKGIPDDILSKSWDITKCLSFVFHHRSNSAVVEQQIAEQKRAEALKAKDEKNSEQDLAEEIDEEDDEDDEKENDDSGLDDDDKDEDFVPRR; translated from the exons ATG CGTAAAAGTACCGCACCAAGCCAATCCGCCACCTTCACGCCGGTGAACTCCGCTTTCAAAAGTCCAATGTCGCAATCCAACAAGCGATCCCGGGAGTGCCGCGAACGCTCCAAGGACAAAATAAAGGACACGGGCCCTCCTCCACCGAAACTGTCCGCATCCGAGTACGAAATGATGATCCAGAAAATCCTGTCGCGCCCTTTCAAGGTTCCGATTGCGAACTATGTTCCGGAGCACACGACTCGCTGTCTGGGAATGAAACGCCCGGCTGCTAGAAGATCACTGCACGATCCGTACGCCTGCAATGCGTTGGTGCTGTTCACGCCGGACGAGCTAACCGAGCACGATAAGCTGAAGTCGGACCCGGCACAGATTCAGGTCCACGTCGTGGTGGATCCTCTTTTGGGTAATATTTTGCGGCCACATCAACGGGAAGGTGTTCGGTTTATGTACGAGTGTGTTACGGGTAAGCGCGGGGATTTCCAGGGATGTATCATGGCCGATGAAATGGG ACTTGGAAAGACATTGCAGTGTATAACGCTTCTATGGACTTTGCTGCGGCAAAGTCCGGATTGTAAGCCCACGATCAACAAGGCGGTCATCGTGTGCCCAAGCTCGTTGGTTAAAAACTGGTACAAGGAGTTTGGAAAGTGGCTGGGGTGCCGAGTGAATTGTTTGGCCATCGATGGAGGATCGAAGGAGCACACCACGAAGGAGCTACAGCAGTTTATGGCCAATCAGAGTATGCGCCACGGTACTCCGGTTTTGATTATCAGCTACGAAACATTCCGACTGTATTCGAACATTTTAAATAATTCGGAAGTGGGAGCGGTACTGTGCGATGAAGGGCATCGGTTAAAGAATTGCGAGAATCTCACCTATCAGGCATTGATGGGACTGAAGACCAAACGAAGGGTGCTGCTGTCTGGGACACCAATTCAGAATGATCTGACCGAGTATTACAGCTTACTGCACTTCGTTAACCCGGGAATGCTCGGAAGCACTCAT GAATTCCGCCGTCAATTCGAGAATCCGATCCTCCGAGGCCAGGATGCCAACGCGACGGAGTCGGAACGTCAGAAGGCCACCGAACGGTTGCAAGAGTTGACTGCGCAGGTGAACCGTTGTATGATTCGCCGAACAAGCGCATTGCTAACCAAATATCTGCCGATCAAATTCGAGATGGTTGTTTGTGTGAAAATGACGGAAATCCAAACTGAACTGTACAAGAGCTTTCTTCAGTCGGATTCGATCCGTCGAGGTATGCTGGAGAAAGCTAAAGTGAAGGCCAGTTTGACGGCGCTTTCGAATATTACTGCCTTGAAGAAGCTATGCAACCATCCGGATTTGGTGTATGACAAGATTCAAGAACGAGCCGAAGGATTCGAAAACGCTCATAAGATTTTGCCCAACAATTACAGTTCGAAGGAACTGCGACCGGAATTTGGTGGAAAGTTGATGGTGCTGGACTGTATGTTGGCAAGCATCAAAATGAACACGGACGACAAGATCGTGTTGGTTTCGAACTACACTCAGACATTGGATCTGTTCGAGAAGCTCTGCCGGAAACGTGGCTATTGCTACGTTCGATTAGATGGTTCGATGACAATCAAAAAGCGTGGAAAGGTCGTAGACGAGTTCAACaaaccggattcgaaggaattcatttttatgcTTAGTTCGAAAGCAGGCGGGTGTGGACTTAATCTGATCGGTGCGAATCGTTTGGTCATGTTCGATCCGGATTGGAACCCAGCTAATGATGAGCAAGCGATGGCTCGAGTCTGGCGTGACGGACAGAAGAAACCGTGCTTTATCTATCGACTATTGGCT ACGGGAACCATCGAAGAGAAGATTTTCCAGCGTCAAACCCATAAAAAGGCTCTGTCGAATACGGTTGTCGATAACGATGAGGATGGAGAACGTCACTTCACCCAGGATGATTTGAAGGATTTGTTCCGATTGGATGAATCTACCATTTCCGATACACATTCCAt ATTCAAATGCAAACGGTGCGTTAACAACATCCAGATGAAGCTTCCACCGGAAGAGAGCGATTGTACCTCGGATCTGTCCCATTGGTATCACTGTTCGAACAACAAAGGTATCCCGGACGACATTCTCTCAAAGTCTTGGGACATCACCAAGTGCCTTTCTTTTGTGTTCCACCATCGATCGAACAGTGCCGTGGTGGAACAGCAAATCGCTGAGCAGAAACGAGCCGAAGCGTTGAAGGCGAAAGATGAAAAGAACAGCGAGCAGGATCTTGCGGAGGAAATTGATGAAGAAGACGATGAAGACGACGAGAAGGAGAATGATGATTCCGGTTTGGACGATGACGATAAGGATGAAGATTTCGTGCCAAGAAGATGA